Proteins co-encoded in one Malus sylvestris chromosome 7, drMalSylv7.2, whole genome shotgun sequence genomic window:
- the LOC126627900 gene encoding uncharacterized protein LOC126627900 isoform X2 has translation MAKGIDRVGDIPENIKRYERSFPPDHFTMEIKPYSLLSNPQAKIYESSVFEAGGYKWRLSLYPNETIDGKGYISLYLALASTNPSTSLTLRSIFPGSRKPVDVYATFRLFVFNNKSVEDKYLTVEDGSGKVRPFNERRTQEWGFAKFLPRSTFESQGYLFNDCCTFGAEVFVHKNNRKISKEPFILWKPTNPMRAAQFRLESFQSKHDPEYLSPEFTLQGRKWKLRVCPRGEGKKQKDKSLSLFLRSTEDLKTFPSICAEFKLRVLDQVRHDNIEKTGLIERIHSG, from the exons ATGGCAAAAGGAATTG ATAGAGTTGGAGATATTCCAGAGAATATTAAAAGATACGAAAGATCCTTTCCGCCAGATCACTTTACGATGGAAATAAAGCCTTACTCCTTACTATCAAACCCGCAAGCAAAAATATATGAGTCAAGTGTCTTTGAAGCTGGTGGATACAAATG GAGGTTGTCACTTTACCCAAATGAAACAATAGATGGGAAGGGCTATATTTCCCTCTACTTGGCATTAGCATCTACAAATCCTTCTACTTCATTGACGTTAAGAAGTATTTTTCCTGGATCTAGGAAGCCGGTCGACGTATATGCCACTTTTAGACTGTTTGTATTTAATAATAAAAGTGTGGAGGACAAATACTTGACCGTCGAAG ATGGTTCTGGAAAAGTAAGGCCATTTAACGAGCGGAGGACTCAGGAGTGGGGTTTTGCAAAATTTCTTCCTCGTTCAACATTCGAATCTCAGGGATACCTTTTCAATGATTGCTGCACTTTTGGGGCCGAGGTTTTTGTTCATAAAAACAACAGGAAAATCTCTAAAGAACCATTTATCCTTTGGAAACCTACAAATCCCATGCGTGCTGCCCAATTTAGACTGGAGAGCTTCCAATCAAAACATGACCCGGAGTATTTATCTCCAGAATTCACTCTtcaaggaagaaaatg GAAGTTAAGGGTGTGTCCGAGAGGAGAAGGGAAGAAACAGAAGGACAAATCACTATCACTTTTCTTACGATCAACCGAAGATTTGAAGACTTTTCCGAGTATTTGTGCAGAATTCAAGCTTAGGGTATTGGATCAAGTCCGCCATGACAATATTGAAAAAACAG GACTCATCGAAAGGATTCATTCAGGATGA
- the LOC126627900 gene encoding uncharacterized protein LOC126627900 isoform X1, with amino-acid sequence MAKGIDRVGDIPENIKRYERSFPPDHFTMEIKPYSLLSNPQAKIYESSVFEAGGYKWRLSLYPNETIDGKGYISLYLALASTNPSTSLTLRSIFPGSRKPVDVYATFRLFVFNNKSVEDKYLTVEDGSGKVRPFNERRTQEWGFAKFLPRSTFESQGYLFNDCCTFGAEVFVHKNNRKISKEPFILWKPTNPMRAAQFRLESFQSKHDPEYLSPEFTLQGRKWKLRVCPRGEGKKQKDKSLSLFLRSTEDLKTFPSICAEFKLRVLDQVRHDNIEKTVSHWFSSSNCEHGCQSFMPLKTLQDSSKGFIQDDALSVEVEILAISVAKAPATTNKTPILVIK; translated from the exons ATGGCAAAAGGAATTG ATAGAGTTGGAGATATTCCAGAGAATATTAAAAGATACGAAAGATCCTTTCCGCCAGATCACTTTACGATGGAAATAAAGCCTTACTCCTTACTATCAAACCCGCAAGCAAAAATATATGAGTCAAGTGTCTTTGAAGCTGGTGGATACAAATG GAGGTTGTCACTTTACCCAAATGAAACAATAGATGGGAAGGGCTATATTTCCCTCTACTTGGCATTAGCATCTACAAATCCTTCTACTTCATTGACGTTAAGAAGTATTTTTCCTGGATCTAGGAAGCCGGTCGACGTATATGCCACTTTTAGACTGTTTGTATTTAATAATAAAAGTGTGGAGGACAAATACTTGACCGTCGAAG ATGGTTCTGGAAAAGTAAGGCCATTTAACGAGCGGAGGACTCAGGAGTGGGGTTTTGCAAAATTTCTTCCTCGTTCAACATTCGAATCTCAGGGATACCTTTTCAATGATTGCTGCACTTTTGGGGCCGAGGTTTTTGTTCATAAAAACAACAGGAAAATCTCTAAAGAACCATTTATCCTTTGGAAACCTACAAATCCCATGCGTGCTGCCCAATTTAGACTGGAGAGCTTCCAATCAAAACATGACCCGGAGTATTTATCTCCAGAATTCACTCTtcaaggaagaaaatg GAAGTTAAGGGTGTGTCCGAGAGGAGAAGGGAAGAAACAGAAGGACAAATCACTATCACTTTTCTTACGATCAACCGAAGATTTGAAGACTTTTCCGAGTATTTGTGCAGAATTCAAGCTTAGGGTATTGGATCAAGTCCGCCATGACAATATTGAAAAAACAG tTAGTCATTGGTTCAGTTCATCAAACTGCGAACATGGTTGTCAAAGCTTCATGCCACTTAAAACTCTTCAGGACTCATCGAAAGGATTCATTCAGGATGATGCATTATCTGTTGAAGTTGAAATCCTTGCTATATCTGTGGCTAAAGCTCCTGCAACAACAAACAAAACGCCTATACTagtgatcaagtaa